CAAAATAATGGCGTAATCCAAATACTTATAGAATCGGCGGAACAAAAGCCGGCCGATGATAAAGAGAACTGCGCCATGGCCAACGTCACCGAACATCATGCCAAACATGAGAAGAAAACTCAGGGCAAAAAAGACGGTCGGCTCGACTTCCTTGTAGCGGGGGGTTCCGTAAAGACTGGTCAACCTTTCGAAAGGGCTGATCAGTAAAGGATTGTTAAACAAGATCGGAATCTTTATGACGCCCGAGCGGACCTCCTTCAGATCATCAGGGTCGACTTTTTCAAAAATAACCTGCCCTTGAGTGATCTCCGTCAGTGCTTCATGGAGTGCTTTGCAAAAGCGCTCTGGAATCCAGCCCGAAATGAGATAGCTTTTTTCAATTTTCCCAAAGAGACGACGGGCCGCAAGAATATTGCGCGATGCGATGATTTTTTCCTTGATTGTCAAAAGTTCGTCGCCGAGAGCGTTCTGAAAAGCATCCCTTTGACGAAACAAGCGATTCTTTTTCGCTTCAAGTTCTGCCATCTCCGATTGGAGTCTTGCCAAAATCTGTCCCGTGGTGCCGGATACCTGCGTTGGGATCTCAATCTGCTCGAAAAACGCCCCTTTTAGGGCTCTCTCGAACACAAGCCAATCATCTTTTAACCCGAAAACGAGCATCACGACGCGCTCAGCTACCGTGCCGATATGTATGAAAGCATGGTGATACTGGGATAGACTTTCCTCAAGCTTTTCCAGACCCCGGACGGGTACCAGGCCGATCATCCAGTTCACATATTTACACCTCAAGAGGCGCGATAAATCGAGATCGTTCGGAAGGAGGTCAAATTTGTCTCGTGTATTTTTATGCTCAATGAATTCCTCTGCGGTAACTCTTAAATCACCTAAAAGCGAGTCGACTTCCTTTTTGACTTCGGCGAGCCGTTCTCTGATTTTAAAAATTTCTTTTTCGGGAATAACCAACGTGTTCAGGGAGACCGGCTCCGAACGGATTGCCAAGCCCTCCAACAGTGCTTTGATGTCTTTGAAAAGGGTTTCAAATTCCTTAAGCAGGTCGCCATTGGTTTCGGCGACATACCCGAGACGGCCCAGATGTGTCTCGCCAATTCTGATCAAGTGCAGCAGTTTAAACTTGGCCAGGGTCGCCGTGGTGGCCGATACGAAATCGGCTGGAACCTGAATCGTCACTCTTACCAATTTTTCAGGCTTAAACACGCCCGTCTCCTGCCACCGTAAGGGTGGCGAAATCAAGAAAAGAAGCCAAAGGCATCCCAAGATCCATGGCGGACACAAGCCCCTCTAAAGCCTTTACTTCGATCTGTCTTAAAAGCAGATAAGATAGTTGCAGCCGAATTTGAAAAGGGTCTTTCCGGAAAACGTTATAAAGCTGAATAAGAAACCATCTTTCAAAGAGCGGTTGAATTTCCGGCCAATCCTTGGCCTGTTTCAGAACATCTGAATAGGGGTTTGGCAAACTGGCTATAAACGAATTCAGTTCAAGGCGCCTGGCCAAGCTGCCGACTTGGGCGATCCCGAGATGCTTTCCACCGGGGAGCATGTAGTTTATGATTTCTTCGGGGGAGAGATCGTAAAAGTGGCGAAATCTGGCCATCCAAGATAAGTTTTCAAAGTCAATGAGTTCGCCGATCAAGGCCGCCGCTCCCTTGCGATCATGGTCGTCTAAGGTTTCCAAGGTCTCAACGAGTTTTTCAAAAACGCAGATGTCAATCGCCACCTCCAAGGGGAAAAGCCTTCCCTGCGCTTTGAATTGAGGCAACGCATGGGTTAAAGCGGAATAAAAGAGCGTCGGTTTCAGGAGTTCGATGGCTGCAGGAATATCCGGTGCCTGAACGAGTTCTCCGATGGGTAAGGTGGAGAGTCTCCCAAGGTGATAAAGGTAAAACCGAATGCCCGACGGGGACTTTCCTTCCCAAATTCCCCGCAGCACGGTTTTCAGGTTTTCGGCTTCAAAGGCCGATAGCAGGGCCTTGAGCAAAGCAGAACTTCTTTTGGGAACCGCCTTTAACAGTTTGGCATAATCTCTGAACAGCTCGTCATACAGCGCCAAGGATATCACATCGGCCTCTGGTCTTCCTTCGGGAATATGAGACAGGGCTTCCGCATAGTCCGTTCCGCGAAGATACTTCAGGACTTCTTTCAGCTTCTTGCAGCCGACAAGAAAGTGCCAGTCTTCAGTGCTTAACAACTTGCTTTTTAAGGCTCTTGTCTTCGCCTGCGCAAAGGAATACTTGAAAACCCTGGTAATCAAAAGCGTGTCACCCTTGTAAGAAGATCATCAATAAGGTCCTGAAATTGTGATTTCTTTTTGTTGCGCAACCTTTCAAGATAACGATCCGTTTCTTCCAAAATACGCTGAGCCTTTGACTGGGCTGCTGATATGATTTTTTCTATCTCTTCCCGTTTTAATGCTGCGAGTTCCCTTTCTTTCTGAGCAATGATTTCTTTTGCTTTCTCTTTAGCCTGATCCCGCATATTCTGTGCCGCAAGCTTGGCCTCAGCCACATATGTTTGGGTGGACTCATCTGACTGAATTATTTTTTCTATCTCGACTTTCATGCGGGACCTCAACTTGAGGATCGCTGCCGGGTTGACACAGCCCCTGCAGGGCCAAGGCGAAGACGCTTTTTTGGACGTCGAATTGGAACCGGCGTCCGGTTGCGAAGCGTTCGATGACCCGGGGCAGGCCTTGGCTTCGCCATAGCTTTTCAAAAACCAGTGCCGGCCCCCATTGCTTGGCCTTACGGGTGCTGATTTTAGGAACTTTGGCCACCGTCAGCACGCGCAGGGTTTCAGAGAATCGCGCTGGGCTTTTGACCAATCCGGCAGAGATAGGAACGCGCTTTTTGAAACGGGTTCTACGGGAAAAATACAGCTGTATAAACCGGGAAATCAAAACCCCATCTTGGGGCGGGTGGGACAGGCCCCCATGGACAAATTACATCTCAGCATAACCGGACCCTGTCAAGCCGAAAACCATGGGTTTCAGGGAAGATTGGCCCGGTTTTCGGGCACGGCTCTGCCGGTGGCCCATCCGGTGTTTTCACAGACAGGCGTCTGCGGGGGTATACGCGATCGGTGAGGTAATCGTCGGCCCACGGCATCCAGGAGCCGCCCCAGCCGTCGTGACCGGTTGCGGGAGGCGCGTGGGAGTGCGGCCGGCAAGGACGCATGGTTTTCCGAAGCCCCGGGGGCTCGAAGATCTTACGGACCACATCGGCCTGCTCGATCAAGCGATCACGTGCATCGGACCCACGCAGGTGGGACACACCAGGAGATCGATCTCATAGATTTTTTGGATCAGCCTTGCCCAGTTTCGTGGCGACTCTTTTTCGTTCAGCTCCGGCTCCAAAACGCAAGGAATCGCTTGGTCAAACTCGTCTTTTTTCCTCTTCCCCTTGAAAACGTTGCTGTAGAATCCGTTTCAGCGGACAGGATCAAAACTGCCTGGCCGCTTAAAAAAAATTCCCAGCGATCGTCGCATTGAGGTCTCGCTGCGAAGGATATTGGACTTTTGGTTCAATTAGGCTACATAGCAATTGGGTTGCAATCTTCGATGACGTCAGTACAATGCCCGACAGATTTTTTCTGACTAGGAGGCATTGGGATGGATTATCGCTGGCTGCTGGTTCATATTCTCCCCTCCATCGGGTTTGTTCTGGCGCTGATCTTGTTGGCCCACATCCTGAGGGAAAAAAGACCGCCGACCAGCACCCTGGCCTGGCTGATGGCCATCGTTTTCATTCCCTACGTGGGCGTGCCGCTCTACCTTGTTTTCGGCGGGCGCAAGATGCTCAGCCGGGCCGATGCCAAACCGGCGCTCAAGCCGGCGGGGGGGGCACCCGCGATCGCCCCGGATACCGGCGGCGCCCGCCTGCTCGCACCCGACGGCGGCGTCTTCCCCGCATCGGCCAGCAATCAGATCACCTTGCTGCCGGAAGGGGAGCAGGCTTTTCAAAACATACTGGACCTGATCCGCAGCGCCAGTCGCTCCATCCACATTGCCACCTTCATCCTGGGCAAAGATGAAACCGGGAGGGCCATCTTGGAGGCCCTTGCCCTCAAAGCCACCCAAGGCGTCGAGGTGCGCCTTCTTCTGGACGCGTTGGGATCGGTGAAAATATCCCGGAAGTATCTCTCGCCCCTGCTGTCGGCCGGCGGTCAGGCGGCCTACTTCATGCCGATGATTCATTTGCCTTTCCGGGGTCGGGCCAATTTGCGCAATCACCGTAAAATGCTCGTCTGCGACGGCCGGGCGGCGGTCATCGGCGGGATGAACCTGGCTTCGGAATACATGGGTCCGCGGGATTTTCCAGGCCGCTGGCGGGACCTCTCGCTGCTGGTCGAAGGGCCGGTGGTGGACGACATCGCCGGAATTTTTAGCTCGGATTGGCGCTTTGCGAGCAAGACCCCGCTGCACGACCAGTTGAGGGCCTCGCCCGCTGCGGCTCCGGGACCCCATGGCGTCGCCCAGCTTGTTGCCAGCGGGCCGGACGTTGCCAACGACTCCCTGCGCAATGCCATCCTGACGGAAATTTTCATGGCGAAGCGCCGCATCTGGGCGGTGACGCCGTATTTCGTGCCCGATGAACTGCTGCTGGAGGCCCTGTGCATCGCGGTCCGCCGCAACGTCGATGTTTCGATCATCACGCCGAAAAAGTCGAACCACCTTCTGGCGGATATCGTCCGCGAGGGTTATCTGACGCGGGTTCAGGATGCCGGCGCCGCAGTCCGGCTTTACGAGCCGCGGATGCTCCACGCAAAAGCGTTGCTGGTCGACGATACGATCGCCATGGTCGGATCGGCCAACATGGACATGCGCAGCATGTTGCTCAACTATGAGATCGCACTGTGCATTTACGATAGCGAGGCGATCGCGCAGCTCGACTCCTGGATGCGCGACCTGATAGTGCAAAGTTCGCCGCGCAAGCTCCAGGCCGGGGGTGCATTCGGCCTGGTCGAAAGCGTGGGGAGGCTTTTTGCCCCGCTGCTGTAGCCGAAGTGACGAAGACGACCGGAACCGGACCGGGAAGGAAAATCGACGGATGGCGCAGGCCACGGCACATGCAGGAAAACCGGACCCGGTTGCAGCGAAGGACGAGGGCGGTCGGGCCGGGATCGACCGCCGCCTGGCGCGGCTTTCATTGGCCGCGCTGGGGGTGGTTTTCGGGGATATCAGCACAAGCCCGATTTACGCCATCCGGGAGTGCTTTCACGGCGAATACGGAATCGCCGTCAGCCGCCTCAACGTATTGGGGATCCTGTCCTTGATGTTCTGGGCCCTGGCGCTGATCGTGGGCGTGAAGTACCTGCTGTTCGTCTTCCGGGCGGACAATCGCGGGGAGGGCGGCGTCATCGCCCTGACCGCCCTGGTTCGCGGTCACCGGGACGGCAGCCGCGGCCTGGGCCTCGTGGCCCTGGGGCTCTTTGCGGCCTGCCTGCTATACGGAGACGGCATGATCACCCCGTCGATCTCGGTGTTGAGCGCCGTGGAGGGGTTCGGCATCCTCACCCCCGTCTTCACCCCCTATGTGATCCCCATCACGGTTGCGATTCTCGTCGGCCTGTTTCTGATCCAGCGCCGCGGCACGGCCCGGGTTGGCGGGCTCTTCGGGCCGGTGATCCTCCTCTGGCTTTGTTTTTTGGCGGTTACCGGGGCCAATCAGGTGGTGCGCGAGCCCGGGGTGCTGGCCGCGGTTTTGCCCTGGCATGGCCTCCGGTTTTTGCTAATCAACAAACTGCACGGGTTTGTGGTGCTGGGCGCGGTTTTTCTGGTAGTGACCGGAACCGAAGCGCTCTACGCCGACATGGGGCATTTCGGAACCCGGCCCATCCGCCTGACCTGGTTCGGGCTGGTGTGGCCCTCGCTGGTGCTGAACTACTTCGGGCAGGGGGCCCTTCTGCTGCAACGTCCGGAAATGTCGGCCCACCCTTTTTATGCCATGGTGCCTTCGTGGGCCATGGTGCCGACGGTGCTGCTGGCCACCCTGGCCACCATCATCGCCTCTCAGGCGGTGATCAGCGGTGCCTTTTCCATGACCCGCCAGGCGATCGGGCTCGGATACCTGCCGCGGTTGAATATTCAGCACACCTCCGCGAGTCACATCGGACAGATCTATGTGGCCCCGGTCAACTGGATGCTCATGGCCTGCACGATCGCCCTTGTGACCGGCTTCCAGACCTCCAGCAAACTGGCAGCCGCTTACGGGGTGGCCGTGACTTCCACGATGATCATCACCACGGTGCTTTTTTTTGTCGTTGCCCGCAACCGGTGGAATTGGCCGCTGAGCTGGGCCGCATCGCTGGCGGGCGTTTTCCTGCTGGTGGACGTGCCGTTTTTTGCGGCCAACCTCAGCAAGATCCTTCACGGCGCCTGGTTCCCCCTGGTCATCGGGGCCTTTTTTTTCACGCTCATGCGCACCTGGGCCGACGGCCGCCGGATCCTAGCCGTCAATTTGCGCAAGATCATGCCGCCGGCACATCAGTTCTTCGTCGATCTGAGCAGTCATCCGCCGGCCAAAATCGACGGTAGCGCCGTTTTTCTCTCGGCCAGCCGGAGTGCGGTACCCACGGCCCTGGCAAAGAATGTCAGGCACAATCACATGGTGCACAGTCGAACCGTTTTGCTGCATTTCCGGGTGGAGGACATCCCCCGGATCCCCAGCCTAGAAAAGATCGAGATCGAAAAATTCGGCAGTGGCTTTTTCCGCATCGTGGCCCGCTATGGCTTCATGGAGGAACCCGGTCTGCAAACGGTATTTTCGTTGGCACGCGATCAGGGTCTGGATCTGGATCCGGAGGCGACAAGTTTTTACATCGGCCGTGAAAATCTGGTCATGGCCGAAGAACCCGGCATGGCGCGCTGGCGCGCACGGCTTTTTATGTTCATGTCGCGCAATGCGGCCGATGCCACCTCCTTTTTCCGGCTCCCGCCGGACCAGGTGATCGAGATCGGCGTCCGGCTGGCGATTTGACGGGCAGGGCCCTTTTGCGGGACCGATGCTACATGAGTGTTCGACGGAGGAAATCTTGCCGATAAGGCGCGGAGCATAACCGGTTCATAGAAAGAGCAAACGGGAATTCGACCATGCCCACTGTTTCGTTGTACGAAGGTCTCCTGATCCTGTCGGCCGCCGCCATTCTCATCGTTTACCACGCCCACCTGGCCGTGAAGGTGCGACGCAGACCGCTGACCACGGCCGTCGGCATCACCAACCACGCACGCCAGTTGTGGGTCGAAGGCGTCATCCGGGAAAAGCGCGACATCCTGGCGGTGCAGACGCTGCGCAACCAGGTGATGGCCGGCACGTTTCTGGCCTCCACCGCGATTCTGCTCAGCCTCGGGTCGTTCAACGCCGCTTTTCGAACGGGTGTGTCCGGCGAGGTCTCCCACGCGCTCAATCTGTTCGGGACAAGAACCGAAACCCTGTGGATGCTCAAATTGATGCTCCTGGGGATCGCGTTTTTTGTCACGTTTTTCAATTTCACACTGGCCATCCGCTACTTCAACCACGTCGGGTTCATGATCAACACGTTTCATCAGGACGACTCGACCGTCTCTGTCGAAGCCGTCACCCAGGTTCTCAACCACGCCGCGCTGCACTACACGATCGGGATGCGCGGGTTCTATCTGTCCGTGCCGCTGGCCCTGTGGCTTTTCGGCCCGGTCTGGATGCTGGCGGGAAGTCTGCTGCTGGTCGCCGTTCTCTATCGCCTGGACCGGGAGGCATAAACCGATCCACCAGGTTGAGGAGAATGAAAGGATACGGGTCGAACAGTTTTGCCGCCAGGGCAAGGGTATTGATCAGGGCCCAGGCCGCCGACACCCACGCAAAGAGGATGATGAACCCCCAGCTGCCCCCGAAGGCGGCAATAAGGGCGGTTCTGTATTCTCAACCGTCGCTTGGCACGCCGAGAACTTGTGCCAGCCGCGCGAGCCGCACGCGCTCGGCCGGGCTCGGGGCGCCTGCAGCGTCGATGATCGCCTCCGCGTGCTTGATCAACTCGGCGCGCGCATCGGGTTCGGGCACCAACCTGGTCAGGGCCTCCACCGCGCGCTCGGGCTCGATCAACAGCACCGCGAATTGCTCGCGCACCGCCCGCTTGAATGCGTCAAACGACAAATGCATCAGCCGCTGACGCGCCTCGCCCAACGCCAGCGCCGAGCGCTGGTCGATTGCTCGCTCCGCGATGAAAACGTAGAGCACGGCACGGATCAGCGCCTCGTCGCGCCCGCCGCTGTCCAGCTTCGCCGCATAGGCCGCGGCCCGGGCTCGACATGCGGCGAGCGTCTCCGGCGAGAGCCCGGGGGGTTTGCGCACCACGCTTTCCTCGTTGAGACCGAGCAGTGCCTGCACCACCGGCGAGCCATAAAAGCCGAAGAACAGCATTTCGGCGAATTGATCGCGCACTGCGCGATAGGCATCCAGGTTGGCGACGATCTGATCGGAGACCGCCTTTTGCAGCGCAAGGAAGGGATTGTCGGGCGGTGCCGGCTTGCGTTCCGCGTTGATCGTGTCGGCGAGCTGCTTGACGCCCTGCATCCAGGGGTTGCTGTCGGCAAACAGCGTATAGCTCAGGCGAAGCGGATTCATGCTGCTCGCCAGCTCGGCCATCGGGTGATTGACCAGCGCGCGCACCAGGGGCTGCATCAGGGTGCGATAGATCGACTGATTCAGCTCGGAGAGCCGGGCCGCAGCGGCAAATGCGCGGTCGTCCTCCGGGCTGTTGCGCCCGAGGGCGCGGATAGCGTCCAGGGTGCGGGCCTCGAAGCGGGCGATCCAATCACCGGTGACGAAGCCCCCCACCGGCACTTCGACCGGGCGCGGCGAGATCACCATCTCATAGAGTCCGGGCGGCAGACAGTCGATCACGTCCATCAACTGCACGAACTCCTCGTCTTCCTTCGCGCCGATCTTGGATGAAACGAAGATCCCCAGATGCCCGACCTTCTGGTTCAGACAGTAGACGATGGTGCGGTCGGTGGCGCGGATATCCTCCACATCGCGATAGAGATCGAGGATCCAGCCCAGCGCCTGCTGGGGCGGGCTGATATTGTCCCCGAGCGACGTGAAGGCGATGATCGGCGAGGTGATGTTGCGCAGATCGAAGACCTTGCCGTCGCGCGATTGGAGCTGGTTGCGGGTCAGCTTGTCGCCGATGAAGAGGTTGTCGACCAGGAATTGCAGCTCCTCGCCGTTGAGCTGGATGAAATCGCCCCACCATTTCTCGAATTCCAGAAAGCGCTTGGCGTCCGTGTCGATGTTGGCATAGACATCGTACTGCTTGCCCCAGAGCCAGTTGGCAGGGTTCAGGTTGTCGAAGTTGAGGATCAGCCAGGTCCCGTCGAACTTGCCGTCGCTCAAGTCGCTCGTGAGCGCGGTAAGCCAGCTTCCGCCGAGCAGGCCGCCGGAATAGCGCATCGGATTCTTGCCGTGCACGCCCTGCCAGTAGGACATCGGTGAGCCGGCAACCAAGCAGGGCCCGAACAGGTCGGGGCGCAGCATCGCCACCATCAGGGTCTGATAGCCCGCTTGGCAATTGCCGATGGCAAACGGGAGCGGCGCATCCGAGTGCAACGCGACCACCCGCTCGAAGAACTTGACCTGGCCCTCGACGACATCGAGGAACTGCTGTCCGGGCTCGGGCCTGGAACTGAAGCCGATGAAATAGGTGGGATGTCCCGCGGCGAGCGCGTCGCCGATCTCGCTTTTGGCCTTGAATCCGCCGATGCCGGGTCCTTGCCCGGCGCGCGGATCGACCACGACGACCGGGCGCTTGCGCGGGTCGACTGCCACCGCAGGAGGCGGCAATATGCGGGCGAGGAAATAGTTCATCGGCCGCGGCAGCGAGCGTCCACTCATCAAGATCTCATGCTCGAAGTGCAGCACCGTAGCCATTGACTGGGAGGTGATCTCGAGCTGCTGGTTGCCGCGCTCCCGCAGCAACTCCAGAAAGAGCGCGCTGCGCTGGAAGGCATCGACCAAATACTCCGGCAGGCTCGCTGCCCCGCTGCCGGCAAGTTCGAGGAGCCGGGCCATTGCCTCGGCCGGCTCGGTCATGACTGCTGTGGTTTTCATTTCAACCTCCGGGTAGATCACCGCAAACGGGCAAGTCAAACCCGACGCAAAGAAAGTAAAAGGCTCGGTCCGCGGCGAGAGCCACGGGCGGGTACGGAACAGGGATCGGAACTCGCTTTTTGAAGCGGGTTCTTATTTGTTTTCGGGCAAGTGCATTAGATCCGGATCAAGCGCATAAGTCCAGGGAGCTCCCGAATTTTTCCAGCCGTTGCGCATCCGCTTGCCATTGAAGTAACTTCCTTCATCTTTGATTTTGTCACCTTCGAAGCCATCGACGATGTTATACACTTTCGTGTAGCCTGCCTCTGCCAGCATGTCGACGGTCTTGGCGCTTCTGCCGCCAGAACGGCACATCACATAAATGGTATCCGATGGCTTCAGCTTCGCTGTGACCGCCTCCATGAAGTCGGGATTGTCGCGCATCACCG
Above is a window of Desulfobacteraceae bacterium DNA encoding:
- a CDS encoding V-type ATPase subunit; its protein translation is MITRVFKYSFAQAKTRALKSKLLSTEDWHFLVGCKKLKEVLKYLRGTDYAEALSHIPEGRPEADVISLALYDELFRDYAKLLKAVPKRSSALLKALLSAFEAENLKTVLRGIWEGKSPSGIRFYLYHLGRLSTLPIGELVQAPDIPAAIELLKPTLFYSALTHALPQFKAQGRLFPLEVAIDICVFEKLVETLETLDDHDRKGAAALIGELIDFENLSWMARFRHFYDLSPEEIINYMLPGGKHLGIAQVGSLARRLELNSFIASLPNPYSDVLKQAKDWPEIQPLFERWFLIQLYNVFRKDPFQIRLQLSYLLLRQIEVKALEGLVSAMDLGMPLASFLDFATLTVAGDGRV
- the cls gene encoding cardiolipin synthase, which encodes MDYRWLLVHILPSIGFVLALILLAHILREKRPPTSTLAWLMAIVFIPYVGVPLYLVFGGRKMLSRADAKPALKPAGGAPAIAPDTGGARLLAPDGGVFPASASNQITLLPEGEQAFQNILDLIRSASRSIHIATFILGKDETGRAILEALALKATQGVEVRLLLDALGSVKISRKYLSPLLSAGGQAAYFMPMIHLPFRGRANLRNHRKMLVCDGRAAVIGGMNLASEYMGPRDFPGRWRDLSLLVEGPVVDDIAGIFSSDWRFASKTPLHDQLRASPAAAPGPHGVAQLVASGPDVANDSLRNAILTEIFMAKRRIWAVTPYFVPDELLLEALCIAVRRNVDVSIITPKKSNHLLADIVREGYLTRVQDAGAAVRLYEPRMLHAKALLVDDTIAMVGSANMDMRSMLLNYEIALCIYDSEAIAQLDSWMRDLIVQSSPRKLQAGGAFGLVESVGRLFAPLL
- a CDS encoding potassium transporter Kup, whose translation is MAQATAHAGKPDPVAAKDEGGRAGIDRRLARLSLAALGVVFGDISTSPIYAIRECFHGEYGIAVSRLNVLGILSLMFWALALIVGVKYLLFVFRADNRGEGGVIALTALVRGHRDGSRGLGLVALGLFAACLLYGDGMITPSISVLSAVEGFGILTPVFTPYVIPITVAILVGLFLIQRRGTARVGGLFGPVILLWLCFLAVTGANQVVREPGVLAAVLPWHGLRFLLINKLHGFVVLGAVFLVVTGTEALYADMGHFGTRPIRLTWFGLVWPSLVLNYFGQGALLLQRPEMSAHPFYAMVPSWAMVPTVLLATLATIIASQAVISGAFSMTRQAIGLGYLPRLNIQHTSASHIGQIYVAPVNWMLMACTIALVTGFQTSSKLAAAYGVAVTSTMIITTVLFFVVARNRWNWPLSWAASLAGVFLLVDVPFFAANLSKILHGAWFPLVIGAFFFTLMRTWADGRRILAVNLRKIMPPAHQFFVDLSSHPPAKIDGSAVFLSASRSAVPTALAKNVRHNHMVHSRTVLLHFRVEDIPRIPSLEKIEIEKFGSGFFRIVARYGFMEEPGLQTVFSLARDQGLDLDPEATSFYIGRENLVMAEEPGMARWRARLFMFMSRNAADATSFFRLPPDQVIEIGVRLAI
- a CDS encoding DUF599 domain-containing protein — protein: MPTVSLYEGLLILSAAAILIVYHAHLAVKVRRRPLTTAVGITNHARQLWVEGVIREKRDILAVQTLRNQVMAGTFLASTAILLSLGSFNAAFRTGVSGEVSHALNLFGTRTETLWMLKLMLLGIAFFVTFFNFTLAIRYFNHVGFMINTFHQDDSTVSVEAVTQVLNHAALHYTIGMRGFYLSVPLALWLFGPVWMLAGSLLLVAVLYRLDREA
- a CDS encoding DUF3141 domain-containing protein; amino-acid sequence: MKTTAVMTEPAEAMARLLELAGSGAASLPEYLVDAFQRSALFLELLRERGNQQLEITSQSMATVLHFEHEILMSGRSLPRPMNYFLARILPPPAVAVDPRKRPVVVVDPRAGQGPGIGGFKAKSEIGDALAAGHPTYFIGFSSRPEPGQQFLDVVEGQVKFFERVVALHSDAPLPFAIGNCQAGYQTLMVAMLRPDLFGPCLVAGSPMSYWQGVHGKNPMRYSGGLLGGSWLTALTSDLSDGKFDGTWLILNFDNLNPANWLWGKQYDVYANIDTDAKRFLEFEKWWGDFIQLNGEELQFLVDNLFIGDKLTRNQLQSRDGKVFDLRNITSPIIAFTSLGDNISPPQQALGWILDLYRDVEDIRATDRTIVYCLNQKVGHLGIFVSSKIGAKEDEEFVQLMDVIDCLPPGLYEMVISPRPVEVPVGGFVTGDWIARFEARTLDAIRALGRNSPEDDRAFAAAARLSELNQSIYRTLMQPLVRALVNHPMAELASSMNPLRLSYTLFADSNPWMQGVKQLADTINAERKPAPPDNPFLALQKAVSDQIVANLDAYRAVRDQFAEMLFFGFYGSPVVQALLGLNEESVVRKPPGLSPETLAACRARAAAYAAKLDSGGRDEALIRAVLYVFIAERAIDQRSALALGEARQRLMHLSFDAFKRAVREQFAVLLIEPERAVEALTRLVPEPDARAELIKHAEAIIDAAGAPSPAERVRLARLAQVLGVPSDG